ACGGCGAGCACGGACCGTCCCGGAAGGGTCGTCACCGTGACCTCGGTGCGGCGCTGGGGGCCGAGCAGCGCACGCAGCGAGGCGATCGCCGAGCGCGTGTCGTCGAGCTGGGCCTCCAGCCGGTCGAGGTGGGCCAGGACGATGTCGTCGCGCCGCTCCCCCTCGGCGGCGAGGAGCTCACGCAGATCCGCGGTCGGCAGCCCGAGGTCGCGGAACCGGCGTACGGCCTGGGCGGTGGGCACCTGGTCGAGGGTGTACCAGCGGTAGCCGTTGTCGGGGTCGACCAGGGCGGGGACCAGCAGGCCGCCGTCGTGGTAGCGCCGGAGCCGACGGATGCTGAGGTGGGTGACGCGGGAGAACTCCCCGATCGTCATCCCCCCGTCCACGGTGGTCATCATGGCCGGATCCGCAGCTCCTCCACCAGGTCGGCGTCGTCGAAGCGGAACCAGAACGCGAGGTCGACCGGGCTTCCCGGGAAGTCGCCGGACACCGTCGTCCGGACCGACCAGCCGGCGCCGTCGGCGACGACCTCGCCCGGGGTGTAGGACACCTCGGGCACGTCGGCCCGCCACGCGCGGACGGCGTCGCGGCCCGCGAAGGACCGCCCGTCGTCCTCGACGACGGCCTGCGGGGCGAAGAGGGCGACGTACGACTCCCGGTCGGGGTCGACGGCGGCGGCGAAGTAGGTCTGGACCAGGTCAGCGGGTGTGGTCGTCATGGGGACGACGCTCCCGCCTCTCCCGGGGAGAGGGTCAAGGGCGACGGTCAGGCCCGGATCGAGGCGGCGTCGTCGGCGAGCTGCTCGAGCAGCTCCAGGACGCCGTCGGGTCCCTTGACCACGACGTCCGCGAGGTCGATCAGCGCGCTCTCCTCCTCCGAGGACGAGCACACGAGCAGCGTGGAGAGTCCGGCCTCACCGAGCTCGCGGACGGCGTCGAAGGCCTCGAGGTCGCCCAGGTCGTCACCGGCGAACAGGAACCCGCCCGCGTCGAGCTCCTCGGCGAGCGTGCGCACGGCCTGACCCTTGTGGACCCCTGGCGAGCGCACCTCGATCACGGCCTTGCCGGGCTCGACGTGCAGGTCGTGGGCGGCCGCCAGCTCGCGCAGCGCCGGCAGCAGCCGGTCGAACGCCGCCTCGGCGTCGGGCAGCCGTCGGGTGTGGACGGCGACCGCCAGGCCCTTGTCCTCGATCCAGGCGTCACCGGCGCCGACCCGGCGCAGCGCACGGGGCAGCTCGCGCTCGAAGGTCGCCAGGCCGGCCGGCGGACGGGGCCCGATCACGCGGCGGTGGGTGGAGCTCCAGCGCTCGTTGCCGTACTGGCCGAACAGGTAGAGGTCCTTGCCGGTCTCGCCGATGGCGTTGCCGACCTCCTCGAGACCCCCGAGGTCGAGGGCCTGACGGGCCGGACGGCCGGTGATGACCGCCACCGCGCGCACCTGCGCGGCGAGGTCGGTCAGCACCCGTCCGGCATCGGGGTGGATGTGTGCCTGGGCGGGGTCGTCGACGATCGGCGACAGGGTGCCGTCGAAGTCGAGCCCGACGACTGTCTCGGCCGCGGCCCGGACCAGGGCGGCGTACCGCTGCTCCCCCCGGGCGGTCGTGAACTCCACGAGGCCACCCAACCATGGGCACGTGGCACGGGTGCGACTGCTGCATGGCGACTGAGACACATGTGCCACGCGGCACAGGCGCCCGGCCGCCCGGCCGGGCTGGGGAGACTGGAGTTGCGGGCGCCGCGCGATGTTACTGACCGTTCGGACTTCTGGGCAGCGCGTTGAAGCGCATGCCAGAAGTCCGAACGGTCAGTAACAAGCCCGCTGGCCGGCGCCGGCGCCCCGGGCGAGGCTGGCGCGGTACTAGAGCTGACCGGTGAGGATGACGGTCAGGCGGTCGAGCTTCATCGCACCGTCGGCGGCGGCGGTGCGGTCGATGCCGAGGTCGCGGGCCAGCTGCTTGGCGACCCGGGACATCTTCGGCGGGTAGTA
The Nocardioides plantarum genome window above contains:
- a CDS encoding nuclear transport factor 2 family protein, encoding MTTTPADLVQTYFAAAVDPDRESYVALFAPQAVVEDDGRSFAGRDAVRAWRADVPEVSYTPGEVVADGAGWSVRTTVSGDFPGSPVDLAFWFRFDDADLVEELRIRP
- the otsB gene encoding trehalose-phosphatase, which gives rise to MEFTTARGEQRYAALVRAAAETVVGLDFDGTLSPIVDDPAQAHIHPDAGRVLTDLAAQVRAVAVITGRPARQALDLGGLEEVGNAIGETGKDLYLFGQYGNERWSSTHRRVIGPRPPAGLATFERELPRALRRVGAGDAWIEDKGLAVAVHTRRLPDAEAAFDRLLPALRELAAAHDLHVEPGKAVIEVRSPGVHKGQAVRTLAEELDAGGFLFAGDDLGDLEAFDAVRELGEAGLSTLLVCSSSEEESALIDLADVVVKGPDGVLELLEQLADDAASIRA